CGATGGCACTGACAGCTGGCACCGACCCACATATCCACACACTGTCCACGCTGCATGCATGGGTCATCACCACACCAGTCTTGTTTGGTACATCCCAGTTCCAAGCCCATATTCTCCTCCCTGATGAGATCTTGAGGCAGAAGCAGCTTATAGTCAACTTGAAAGTCTTCCACACAGCCAATGAATGCCTTTCCACTGGACAAGTTGCCCACATATTTCTGTGGTGCCCCTCCTATATACAGCTGTTGGAAGGAGCTGGATTGGAGGAAGATCAGATGGTTTCGACCCTCATTCTTTACTTGGCATCCTTCCTCACAGCCGGGTCCTTTTACAGCCAGAACCAATCTCTCATCCATGGTCACGGTTACTGTGTGCCATTCTCCATCATTGACTGGGCCTGGGTAATTGGCCCACAGTACCTTCCCTGATTTTACCTTTGCTTGGAGGGAGCCTTTGACAAGCTCGAGAGAGACAAAGTTCTCCACGGTGCCCCGGTAGTAGAGCACCATGTCAGGAAGAGTACTCCTGAATCGAAGCTGCATGTGTAGAACATTTGGCTTTGTCTTGTTCTTGAAAACAGGCAACTGCATATGGACGTAGCCCTCTGAGTTGAAGGAGAAGGTGGTGGAGGTATTGCAGTGATCTCCTGTCCAGCCAGCAGGACACACACAGGTGTAGCTGTGTTCACCATTCTTGATCAAAACAGGGACGCAGCCTGCTCCGTGCTGGCACTGGTGCTGCCGGCAGCCAACAAGCCTGACGTCGCAGTCTCGCCCCCCCCAGGGCTCATGGACGGGCTCCAGCACAGGGCAGTGACACCTGTAGGAATTGGCAGCATCTTCGCAGGTGGCGCCGTTCTTGCAAGGATTACTGTCACACTCGTTGATGTCTACCTCACAGTGTACACCTGCATGAGGAAACACTGACATTTAGTGTCACTGCAACttactccagcaacacttgtcCAACTTTCCCATGCTAAAAATACATTCACATGGATCAAATTTTCACTACAACATGACTTAAATCTCTTAGATATCAAGTCAGTGAAGCACACATGTAGATGAAGACAAGGGATGAGCTTTCTAGTGCGATTAACAGATGAGGAAATGACCTGAGGAAATAGCTGTTAATTTCACAATTAGACAACAATAGGATCTTCAGTCTCCCTAACACAATTAACTTACTGACTGTCTTGTTGACtgcaccaactgaacctttaaATATTGCATTTGTTAGCTGTGTATGACACACCCTCTGTGTTGGGAATAAAGTCTATCTGTGTGATCGGTGGTCAGCGCCTTGTCAAACTCTGTTCAACATTAACTCTCAACAGCAGCAGTCAACTTGCATTAACCTAGTCCTCTGAAACACTCTAAACCCGAGGTGTCCTAAAGCTGCTCCTTCAGTCTGCCAATGCGCCACTCTCATAAAAACCTTGTAACTCTATGCAAATCTCTTCTATGTAATCAAAGAGTGCTGCATCATACCTGTCACCCACcagggcccacagcagcagcacagcagcagcaccaaccTCTTTTCTTCCATGACCCACTGAGGCAATGGACAACACACAGCTCACACTGGATGAGTGAAGTGACATAACCAagtcccctctctctctctctctaacatacgcacacacataaACCAGAGGTGCCTCCTCTTCTCTACTCTGTACCAGGCAGACAGGCAGAAGTGATTACACCAGCCCTGCCCacctttttttctgccttttttctccctcctccatcAGTCTGTGaattcctccctccctcccttcttcctcctcctccttcctcactCACACCCTATACTCCTACTCCTATCTGCAGCTCAGTCCTATCAAGGCGATTAGCTCCCAGCCTCCAGCTGGCTCCTGTCAGTGTATGACAACAGGAATGCTGTGCTGCAGTCCCCTCCTTGCTCCATGAGCTGGTTTGTAGTTACTCACCAGTGCCAAGTACTTCCTGTAAAGAGCCAGCAGGAGGTGCTGCATGTTCAGTGTTTAAGGTGTGTGGGCCAGGTTTGAAAAGCACTGGactatataataatatatacaatatatatctatatttcattttgtttagcAAGAACCCAAAGACCCTCTGCTCTTGTATAAATTAAATCCACAGCGAAATCATTAGTAGCAATGAACTGTATGTGCTTCTTACTGAAACCTGGATTGATTACACTCGCAGCATAATGAAGAGCTGATCGAAAAATCACCCACTGCAGTCACTATAGTTTTGAACACTGCACCAGTAAAAACAGGAGCGGTGGTCAAATTAGCGTGATatgtaaaaattattttatttgtaaatttttgtcatttaacagatatttgatttttaaatttctAAGCTTTTTAAATCTATAAAAATGTCTCTATGTCAACATTTTCTCCTATAATTGCTAaagatttggaaaaaaaagattcatcAGTTAGTCTTGCACCTCTTAACCTGCAACAAAGAACGTATgcatatagcacttttctacctAAGCACTCAAAGAGCTTTATACATGTCTTATTCATCCATGTAAGTGCTTTCTAgccaacattcacactccaatgaacACATCAGGAGCAACTTggagttcagtatcttgcccaaggagaTCCAATTAGTAGACGCCCTGCTCTACCTTCTGAGCCACAGCCAGCCAGGATACTGTCTGAGATATCAGGGGCTTTGACAAAATAGCAGTACTTGACATGCTGGGAACAAGTATAGGATGGACCATTATTTCAGCCACAGTCATTTTCAACCACTACAAAAATAAGAAGTCCTTCAACAGATGATCTAGCATCCCAGTTCAAAAGAAGGAAGAGTCTAAATTCACAGAAGAACCAAAAGAACATTAAGTGCTGCAAGAAGCTTGAAAAACCCCGCACTCCAAGTACCCAAAAAAGAATGGGTGCAAGGAAAAGAGTGCTCACAGTCAAAGTATACGCATAACATTTTTGACAAAATCTTCAGATTCTACAAAATAAGAGTTTCCTTGTGCATCATTGTGCTGTTCTAAGTACACCTGCTCTTTTTAGAAGTGCTCATAGAATTCCTGTGGTGGATCTGCTCAAAATATACTGCTGTTCATGTTAATTacatatgaagaaaaaaaccctggaAACCCTGGATATAGTGCAGGATGGAAGACACATGACATATGTATCATTTGGATAAGGTCCTTGTTTATTGTCCTTTATTCATTGGACTTTAATTAGGCTACTAAGCAGCTTTGCTGTAATCCCCCCTCCCTCCTGACAAGTTTCTTAGGAGACCCACATTTAATGCCTAAGATGAACGCCTGACATATGGCACCTTCTATTGGCTCTGTTGTTTTCAGCTATGCTTCTCTATATCATGTGCCCTCTCATCCACTCCTTTCCTCTACTGTCATAATTTTGTTAGCAAATACGCTCTGATTTTCTTGATGAGAGCCTTTGGCTGAACTCATCACTTCCAGGGCAGATTTCTGGGCTTCAAGATTAGCGATCTGGGTCCGCTTGTTTTCAGTAGTTTGAAAGCACTTTTGTTTGGCATAGGAGATTCTTAGGTAATCCATCTACACTGACTCCTAATGAAAATGTTCAATTTGAACTGTTTAGTTCAAATTTCTATTGTCACACAAACGAGGACCTTGAggtaaaaacaacagaaatatttaaaaggaaataaagagAGTTTTTTTAAAGAGAGTCGTTTCTGCTCCAGCTGACATTGATTTGTTAGTGCAGGCAAGGCTCAGCACACACTTCACCACTGTGACACCAGATGAGGCTAACTAACAGATTACACAAAGCtaacatttgtttttcctgAGCACAGAATCATTTGGACTGATTCTATATCATCTGTCCTGATAGATTATATAACAGCCTCTACTTTGTGACACTGAAGGaagagaacagaaaacacaacttGTTAGGGGGTAAAATTAAATAGCTGATAAGAGGTGTCTCCTACCTGTAAAGCCATCTGGACAGACACACTGATAAGAGTTGACGAGGTCCTGGCAGCTTCCTCCATGCTGACATGGAGCAGACTCACACTCGTCCACATTAACAGAGCAGTCGTCTCCTGCAAGAGGATTATATCAGTGATATTTATATCCATGTCACCTTCACATCAACGAGGCAACATACAGAGAAACTCAAGTGGTTTTTGCCGTAAGTCTGGTTTACCAATGAATCCTGGCAGACAATGACAGATGAAGCCAGCGGCCACATCATAACTGAAGTCAGCAGTGCTGAGTTCAGGAAGCTTTCTGTAGTTCACGACATCTGAGCGTTGAAAACACTTGCCACCATTGTGACAGGGATGCTGCTCACACTCATCTATATCCACCTGGCAGTTGTCTCCCTCGTAACCTGGTTGCACATAATCACAAATACATTATATACTTATTCTTATAATAATATTCAGTGTCTGTCAACATACTTACATGGTCGTAAGAACATTATGCTATATTGTCTTAACtacaaaatatgaaatattcaaatattaaatatattaaaaaatactttctGAGGAGCATCAAATGTaaccaaaataaacattttactaAAATATTCAAGCCCCCCGGGTTTTGACTTTTCTAAAGCTGTTTCTTTAGTTACTACCCAGAACtactgtttctttctttagcAGGACATTGCTTCCACTTTAACCTCCTTCCATTAGATATGGGATTGATTGTTTCCTGAGCAATCAAAGCAGAAAACTGTGTTAGCATGTCAGTGTTTTAAAGTGTGCTGAGCAATGCAAAGTTAGAAATAATTTCTGAATTTGTTGTTCAGAAGCTGATACGATAcgtccaacacaacagcattaaaaagcatgtttacagcctggtagAAAAAAACAGTTCGTTGGATAGCTTGACCTTCAAATGATgggggcatttttttttttataattcatGTGATTTTTAAAAGGCTTTAAATTAGTGTAAATTAATCAGAATCAGGGACACCTGCTAAACAAGTACAGGATGAGCTTAGCTTTTCTCATCTTCAACCTGCGTCTGCATCTTTGTTTGTGAAAACGTCCTCCTACTTTAAAGAATTTCCCTGcttttgaatggtggctctgcTCTTTATGCCCTTTCACTTCCTCAGACTCAAGAGTCCTTAACTCCTTTGTTCAGTTTGATTTATGCATGGGAAACCCCGCAGCTTCCATggctctattttctttttttcactttttagcATTTTTGGTGAGTAGTTATATAACACAAGCCCTAAACCATGGTGACATTTGGTTTATACTAGACTTAAAGTTGAACCACAACGTACCTGGCCAACAGAGGCACTTGTACTGATTGGTCCCCTCCAAACACGTGGCTCCATTCTGGCAGGGGTCAGAAGCACATTCAGGAATATCCTCTTCACAGTAGTCGCCTACAAAGCCTGTCCCCTCACAGTCACAGACATAGCTAGAAGAGACAAGATAGGCAGTCTTAGACTGATTGAGCATGTCTATCATACTATACATTAGATTACTGTTGCACTGTTGTAGCTGGTTGAGATAGAGTgcattttaacctcctaggacctggtgtccacatgtgtggacatcacattttggggtgtttagaccaaaatacaacattttgctctacaagggcctgatatccacttacaaggacattatactgccactgttcgaTCGAAGTTTAAAACCAATGTCCTCAAATGTGGATctaatttttctcagaaaccaaaatcaggttaaaaaaaatgttgtaattctttgtttttacattcatcaggtcccaatccacccaaaaaacaaagagaaattaaaaatgcatgccatggaagagtttgggtcttaggaggttaagatgAAAACTTCCCACTGGGCTCCAAGTATCTTGTTATCTCCGCTTGACCTCAACATTgtacacaaaacacaaatatcAGTGAAATTGTaaaagatttaatttttttttaaagtgcatcCTCACATGTGACAAGCTGAAACAATGAAATGTtatgttttgatttattttattttttacaaaaaatatacaaatgGAAACAATGTTTTGTTGTgtaatttataataaatatatttgaatAATATTACAAATGCAGACAGATCAAAGAGTTGTAGTATCAAAACCACTGACTTGATTTCTTATAAATCCACTTTTTTCAGCTGTAAGaaaattcctttttttattaCACTGACAAAATAATTGTTACAGCTGTAAATCCccttaaaataataaacatgtaCCTGTGATGCTAAATGCAACTTAAGTACTGGCCAGTAAAGCAGCTTCTCATCaaaaaatcaatcaatttaAATAATGCATTTTCTATGATTCACGGCACCTACAGCTGTGTGATGACTATGACCATGACAGACAGTAAGAGGATTAATTCCTGTCCTTGATCAACTTTAATGTCTGCCATGCAGTCCTGGGCAGACACAACACAGACTGACACAGTGGCCTTACCAGGCCAAGCACCTGTATGTTAGTGTACACTAGTCTCTTCCTAACACCAATTATCTTCTGTTTTTCAGTCCACCTAACTGTTAAATATTCTGGTCATTACCTTTATCCTGCTAAATTATAAGGTTTGATTACAGTGATTATGAGTATTATGAGTTGTGTTGTTGCACTGATGAATGCCCACACTGCAGAAATGATTCCTTCTATTTGATGTACTACTACTTATATGTACTACATGATTGTACTACACGTGTTTTTATCTTCAGACACAGGTGATGCAATCAAATGATGAAATCACAGGCCAGCTGTGCCATTTCAACAGTACAAAATGCTGTCAGtttaaaaagcaacaaataaTTATGTCATTACAGTCACAGTATATCACTACATATCAAAatagttaaacagtttgatttgCTAAAGTTTTACTTTGGTTTTTATCTTTTGATGCTTTGAATCTGTTTTATTTCCTTCTTCAAACAGCTCATTTGCACAGTAAACTATTTTGTAGAAGGTTACATTTTTTACATATAGAAAAATTAGGCATGTCGGGGACATCCCCCACCCCCAACTCTAATCATTCAATTCTAGTATGGAGATATGGTTCAAGTTTAAGTTTAGGGAAACAGCAGCCCCATATGGAAAACATATTTATAAGTCTTAtgaagtttgtatctgtcttgtgtgaaacgtgtatgaaaagcatacaagagtgaaaacagatataagatcccttgaaaaattatataaatgaaacttgtatgttttggatacttcctaaaacaatatatgaaagtaatgagaaagtggccactttcatgagtaactcatataagccttatatgattcactatatgaagtaggccacatctgatgcaagtcttttataagttttttctatttcttttccatatggggcACATTTATGACATCCAGGGTATATTCAGTATATTGAAAGAAATATTACCTGTTCACACCATCTATGCATTTTCCTTTATTTAGACAGGGCCAGCTGGCACATTCATCAATGTCGACTTCGCAGTCTTGCCCCTGGAACCCAGACACGCACTCACACGAGTACATGGCAACATGATCTCGGCAGGTGGCGCCATTTTGACAGGGACGAACCTCACACTCATCGATCTCCACCTCACAGTTAATCCCTGCAGAGGACACAGCCGGGATGGCAGAGGGCCAGCGCATGAGATTTGGCAATGCATTGTCATATATGTCCACAATGATCACATTTTAGCAATTTGAAACCAGTAATCAGATGTAGGATTAGCAGTTTGAGGATGGCTCTACAGACAGCTATCTCGGGGTTACTCACTGGAATTATTTTGTAGAATTTCAAGAGATCATCTTTAGCTGCCACTGTCATGTGGTACAAACTACATTAAACTAAACAATGCCTGCTACCTGATTCAGCCAAACACACTGTGTTACACTGTGATATACACAATGAGATGTCTTGTTCTCTTTACATCATATTCCAAAATAAACCCTCCCAATTAAGCTCTTTTTAGCTCTGTAGTCTCAATACTGCAGCTGCCCTGTACCACTGCCTCGTATTTCTACCAGCCCATCTACCCCAGCATCCTTTTGTAGGTTATTGAGGAATGTTTACGCATGACTTACCAATTTTAAATATAGCTTATTTTTGTTGAGCAATAAGCTTGGAGCAAATCCTGCTGGAATAAATCAATAATCTGAAATCTGAGAATTTCCTGTTGTCCACAGCAACTTGTTCTCATTCCCAACCTTTTATGTTCAGTTACATTTCAACATATCAGGTACTCATTTAGTGTAATTTTCTGATATACAGGGCAGTGCTCCATAGTGctattttgccagtggtaggaGGTATAACTGCATGACTTTCAAAAAGAAGACCAGAATTTGGGTCCCATCTGACACAATGATTAAACAGTACCTGGTCTATGTTACACCTACATGTTTGCTGGGAGTGACAAAAGTTATTTAAAGGGGTATGATTATAATAAGACAAGAATTACAGCTGGCacagaaatatatataaatttacAGACTATACACTGCTACTGTTAAATGAGCCAGTataaatgtaattacattttattggaCTTTTATTTGGGAAAGTATTATAATCCTAGAACAGCCAGTtaaagctgtaaatttaaaatatgttcATATGAAGCTCGGTACCTCAGAGTCCCTGGACTATGCTTCTCCTTTCAAAAGCTCTGCCTGTTGTAAACCCGACCtgcttcaaatatctgctcaccTTTATAGCCTGGAGCACAGTCACACCTGTAGTGATCTACCTCATCCCAACACGTGCCATTATTCTGACAGGGTCGGGAGGCACACTCGTTGATGTCCAAATCACAGCGGGAGCCTTGAAATCCTggcacacagaaacactggTATGCATTCACTCCATCTTTACAGATGGCTCCATTCTGGCAGGGCTCCGACTGGCACTCGTCTATGTTCTCCTCACAGTTTGTCCCCTGGTATCCTGCAGCACACTGGCACAGGTGCCCAGTGTCAGGGATGTCCGTACAGGTGCCACCATTCTGGCATGTTTCCTCTGAACATTTGGTCACATTATCCTGGCAGTGCTCACCACCAAAACCAATTGGACAGTGGCAAGAATAGCCATTGACTCCATCGACACAGTAGGACTTATTACCCTGGCAGGGGTTACTCTGACATTCATCAACACCCTGGGTGCAATTGAGCCCTGCGAAACCATCCAGACAGAGGCAGGTGTACTTGCCAGTTCCAGGTTTGCTTGTGCAATTGCTGCAAGTTGCATCGATGCAGGCATCATACAGGTCCTCACAGTTTTTACCTGTATACCACACTGGTTCTTTGGGGCAAAGGCACACGTAGTCGCCAAAGTGGTCAAGACAAGAGCCGCCGTTGTTGCAAGGAGACGATAAGCACacgtcttctgctgctgtacacagcaGGCCTGGAAATGAAAGACAAACTTCCTGTTAAGAACACATAAAATCATATTTCTTTACTGTCACTTTGTGATAGAGGTTTCTTCACTAACTCAGCTCTTAGAAGGGCTGTTTAGTCAAATTTGCTTACAACTCAAACATATAAAGTCTCTGTTAGCGTTGCACGTCATGGCGTTAGTGAGACCAGTGTTTGTCCCAGCTCATCACTTTAACCCAAACTGCAACATTTACCATCCTCAGTAGTTTTAGTAACTAAACCAAAGTGAGAAAAACTAAGCCAAGCGATGAGTGAAGCAGCTCGCTGTCTCCAGTTTCACAGTGTTGTGATTTATTGAGGCCCCTGTTATATTAACACAGTCTTTAAAGCACGTATTATAAACACTAGTCAACATAATGGACGTCCACAGTACACAATATTTAGTAACCATTTTGAAACTTTACAAAAACTATAAAGATATTGTTCATATATATTTCTAACAATTAGTAAAAATTAGTAGcagtttatttatgtattttttgtgtgtaatttcatttatttgaatttttctgATAAAACTATAGATAATTATGATAAATATCACATGGATCATTTACTGGAGCATGGAAATGTTTGTCAGGTTAACTGATCTTTCTACATTTGCCGTAGGTGTAGCTGCAGGAAGGATTCATCTTTGAGGTGCAAATGAGACTAGGAGAGGCTTGATGTCACCCCGTTTCCAAATGTATGAAGCATCCTGCAGAGATGTTTATTTAACCTCAGCCTGTATAAGCAATGACAAGAACAAATGTGGGCACTGCAACAAAATACCCGAGTGCACTGAACAAGAAGTCATTTTATATGTTGAACCTTGCATTATAATAGGCTCTTCCAAAGTTTCGGTCTAGCTGTAAAATTACTCTTTATCACCCCTAAGGCAG
This region of Pelmatolapia mariae isolate MD_Pm_ZW linkage group LG12, Pm_UMD_F_2, whole genome shotgun sequence genomic DNA includes:
- the LOC134638490 gene encoding protein crumbs homolog 1-like isoform X2 → MEFGKVWSRYQRTLLITMMMFKLGLLCTAAEDVCLSSPCNNGGSCLDHFGDYVCLCPKEPVWYTGKNCEDLYDACIDATCSNCTSKPGTGKYTCLCLDGFAGLNCTQGVDECQSNPCQGNKSYCVDGVNGYSCHCPIGFGGEHCQDNVTKCSEETCQNGGTCTDIPDTGHLCQCAAGYQGTNCEENIDECQSEPCQNGAICKDGVNAYQCFCVPGFQGSRCDLDINECASRPCQNNGTCWDEVDHYRCDCAPGYKGINCEVEIDECEVRPCQNGATCRDHVAMYSCECVSGFQGQDCEVDIDECASWPCLNKGKCIDGVNSYVCDCEGTGFVGDYCEEDIPECASDPCQNGATCLEGTNQYKCLCWPGYEGDNCQVDIDECEQHPCHNGGKCFQRSDVVNYRKLPELSTADFSYDVAAGFICHCLPGFIGDDCSVNVDECESAPCQHGGSCQDLVNSYQCVCPDGFTGVHCEVDINECDSNPCKNGATCEDAANSYRCHCPVLEPVHEPWGGRDCDVRLVGCRQHQCQHGAGCVPVLIKNGEHSYTCVCPAGWTGDHCNTSTTFSFNSEGYVHMQLPVFKNKTKPNVLHMQLRFRSTLPDMVLYYRGTVENFVSLELVKGSLQAKVKSGKVLWANYPGPVNDGEWHTVTVTMDERLVLAVKGPGCEEGCQVKNEGRNHLIFLQSSSFQQLYIGGAPQKYVGNLSSGKAFIGCVEDFQVDYKLLLPQDLIREENMGLELGCTKQDWCGDDPCMQRGQCVDMWVGASCQCHRPYYGENCEKEYPSWTFGHENSTSYSTFNISEIHGDNFTISFFMRSLKHSGMLLQFHREGDAYLTIYLKEGTVAIYSPHTTLLSEARSVTDGKNNLVIVKVHCGHVVFPKAGNNRALGNVSVEAGDVAYVGGLPAGKSTNAWGGNFKGCLQDIRLDHKHLVAEGYPEGMEVYQASTEDNLLPGCQSDDTCKDEPCFNGGQCQVTWNDFRCNCSTNYRGQLCETRLWCVEKPCPEGVRCMELQDGYECLTEAIFQDNSLQYIAQSSLLSSVTNITMNIRTRDENGILLRSVNTTEVFCLGLLNSSLLVKLDSGDGAELQAFTSDRTIADGAWHHIQLTMVDPTQSESRWRLTVDGQRAGVSFGISGNLNFLNDTKIWLAEKYTGCLGEVRLGGVYLPLIKVADPPQMSRFTRVGGHEPSIGCRGAPICDSQPCLNQGVCQDQFNEFNCSCTPGWEGELCETEINECSSTPCVYGTCKDLLADFQCECEPGYKGKDCGEEVDNCLEFKCENGGDCVETQETHTCSCPPGYIGKRCQWRFPPVACNANTECLNGGVCIGGDSGGNCTCKPGYAGDRCETEIDECESSPCLNGATCLDRLNHFQCVCVSGYTGTLCDSNKEEQTERVPWLAVTIPLTTLCVLLAILVVFFLIMTARKKRQSEGTYSPSSQEVAGARLEMGSVLKVPPEERLI
- the LOC134638490 gene encoding protein crumbs homolog 1-like isoform X1, translating into MEFGKVWSRYQRTLLITMMMFKLGLLCTAAEDVCLSSPCNNGGSCLDHFGDYVCLCPKEPVWYTGKNCEDLYDACIDATCSNCTSKPGTGKYTCLCLDGFAGLNCTQGVDECQSNPCQGNKSYCVDGVNGYSCHCPIGFGGEHCQDNVTKCSEETCQNGGTCTDIPDTGHLCQCAAGYQGTNCEENIDECQSEPCQNGAICKDGVNAYQCFCVPGFQGSRCDLDINECASRPCQNNGTCWDEVDHYRCDCAPGYKGINCEVEIDECEVRPCQNGATCRDHVAMYSCECVSGFQGQDCEVDIDECASWPCLNKGKCIDGVNSYVCDCEGTGFVGDYCEEDIPECASDPCQNGATCLEGTNQYKCLCWPGYEGDNCQVDIDECEQHPCHNGGKCFQRSDVVNYRKLPELSTADFSYDVAAGFICHCLPGFIGDDCSVNVDECESAPCQHGGSCQDLVNSYQCVCPDGFTGVHCEVDINECDSNPCKNGATCEDAANSYRCHCPVLEPVHEPWGGRDCDVRLVGCRQHQCQHGAGCVPVLIKNGEHSYTCVCPAGWTGDHCNTSTTFSFNSEGYVHMQLPVFKNKTKPNVLHMQLRFRSTLPDMVLYYRGTVENFVSLELVKGSLQAKVKSGKVLWANYPGPVNDGEWHTVTVTMDERLVLAVKGPGCEEGCQVKNEGRNHLIFLQSSSFQQLYIGGAPQKYVGNLSSGKAFIGCVEDFQVDYKLLLPQDLIREENMGLELGCTKQDWCGDDPCMQRGQCVDMWVGASCQCHRPYYGENCEKEYPSWTFGHENSTSYSTFNISEIHGDNFTISFFMRSLKHSGMLLQFHREGDAYLTIYLKEGTVAIYSPHTTLLSEARSVTDGKNNLVIVKVHCGHVVFPKAGNNRALGNVSVEAGDVAYVGGLPAGKSTNAWGGNFKGCLQDIRLDHKHLVAEGYPEGMEVYQASTEDNLLPGCQSDDTCKDEPCFNGGQCQVTWNDFRCNCSTNYRGQLCETRLWCVEKPCPEGVRCMELQDGYECLTEAIFQDNSLQYIAQSSLLSSVTNITMNIRTRDENGILLRSVNTTEVFCLGLLNSSLLVKLDSGDGAELQAFTSDRTIADGAWHHIQLTMVDPTQSESRWRLTVDGQRAGVSFGISGNLNFLNDTKIWLAEKYTGCLGEVRLGGVYLPLIKVADPPQMSRFTRVGGHEPSIGCRGAPICDSQPCLNQGVCQDQFNEFNCSCTPGWEGELCETEINECSSTPCVYGTCKDLLADFQCECEPGYKGKDCGEEVDNCLEFKCENGGDCVETQETHTCSCPPGYIGKRCQTITEARFRWRFPPVACNANTECLNGGVCIGGDSGGNCTCKPGYAGDRCETEIDECESSPCLNGATCLDRLNHFQCVCVSGYTGTLCDSNKEEQTERVPWLAVTIPLTTLCVLLAILVVFFLIMTARKKRQSEGTYSPSSQEVAGARLEMGSVLKVPPEERLI